The Burkholderia mallei ATCC 23344 genome has a window encoding:
- the oprB gene encoding efflux RND transporter outer membrane subunit OprB: protein MRTAVRAAAVAAAFFAAGCTLAPRYERPAAPVSGAFPADGVYAAQPGAAPGARSANGQAAVDIGWREFFVDPRLQRLIEIALKNNRDLRVSVLNVEASRAQYQITRAGLFPTLSGTGTGTIQRTPAGVSITGQPLISRTYNVGVSASWELDLFGRVQSLKDQALAQYFATAQARKAAEISLVASVADQYLTLLSTDDLLQVTQNTLKSARASYDLTKLQFDNGTGSELDLRQAQTVVETALASQQAQARARAQALNALVLLIGEPLPDDLPADLPLNAQNLLTDIPAGLPSDLLTRRPDIMQAEETLRAANANIGAARAAFFPKISLTSAFGTASTTLGGLFKAGTAAWSFAPNIALPIFEGGQNIANLDLAHVQKRIEIANYEKAIQSAFREVSDGLAARGTYDQQIAALERNEHAQQRRYDLSDLRYRNGVDSYLSVLTAQTDLYSAQQQLISARLARWTNLVDLYRALGGGWLERAGETPRPADAPVDYGKAAPAPAASASARTAAVIG, encoded by the coding sequence GTGCGCACGGCGGTTCGCGCCGCCGCCGTCGCGGCCGCCTTCTTCGCCGCGGGCTGCACGCTCGCGCCGCGCTACGAGCGTCCGGCCGCGCCGGTGTCGGGCGCGTTCCCCGCCGACGGCGTCTATGCCGCGCAGCCGGGCGCCGCGCCCGGCGCGCGCAGCGCGAACGGCCAGGCGGCCGTCGATATCGGCTGGCGCGAGTTCTTCGTCGATCCGCGCCTGCAGCGGCTGATCGAGATCGCGCTGAAGAACAACCGCGACCTGCGCGTGTCGGTGCTCAACGTCGAGGCGTCGCGCGCGCAGTATCAGATCACGCGCGCGGGGCTCTTCCCGACGTTGAGCGGCACCGGCACGGGCACGATCCAGCGCACGCCGGCCGGCGTGTCGATCACCGGCCAGCCGCTCATCTCGCGGACCTACAACGTCGGCGTCTCCGCGTCGTGGGAGCTCGACCTGTTCGGCCGCGTGCAGAGCCTGAAGGACCAGGCGCTCGCGCAATACTTCGCCACCGCGCAGGCGCGCAAGGCCGCGGAGATCTCGCTCGTCGCGAGCGTCGCCGATCAGTACCTGACGCTGCTGTCGACCGACGATCTGCTGCAGGTCACGCAGAACACGCTGAAGTCGGCGCGCGCGTCCTACGATCTGACGAAGCTGCAGTTCGACAACGGCACCGGCTCGGAGCTCGACCTGCGCCAGGCGCAGACGGTGGTCGAGACCGCGCTCGCGAGCCAGCAGGCGCAGGCGCGCGCCCGCGCGCAGGCGCTCAACGCGCTCGTGCTGCTGATCGGCGAGCCGCTGCCCGACGATCTGCCGGCCGACCTGCCACTCAATGCGCAGAACCTGCTCACCGACATTCCGGCCGGGCTGCCGTCCGATCTGCTCACGCGGCGGCCCGACATCATGCAAGCCGAGGAGACGCTGCGCGCGGCGAACGCGAACATCGGCGCGGCGCGCGCGGCGTTCTTCCCGAAGATCTCGCTCACCAGCGCGTTCGGCACCGCGAGCACGACGCTCGGCGGCCTGTTCAAGGCGGGCACGGCGGCGTGGTCGTTCGCGCCGAACATCGCGCTGCCGATCTTCGAGGGCGGGCAGAACATCGCGAACCTCGATCTCGCGCACGTGCAGAAGCGCATCGAGATCGCGAACTACGAGAAGGCGATCCAGAGCGCGTTTCGCGAGGTGTCGGACGGGCTTGCCGCGCGCGGCACGTACGATCAGCAGATCGCGGCGCTCGAGCGCAACGAGCACGCGCAGCAGCGCCGCTACGATCTGTCGGACCTGCGCTACAGGAACGGCGTCGACAGCTATCTGTCGGTGCTGACCGCGCAGACGGACCTGTATTCGGCGCAGCAGCAGTTGATCAGCGCGCGGCTCGCGCGCTGGACGAACCTCGTGGACCTGTATCGCGCGCTGGGCGGCGGGTGGCTCGAGCGCGCGGGCGAGACGCCGCGCCCGGCGGACGCGCCCGTCGATTACGGCAAGGCGGCGCCCGCGCCGGCGGCGTCGGCATCGGCGCGAACAGCGGCCGTGATTGGTTGA
- a CDS encoding GTP cyclohydrolase II, with the protein MSASVRTRVNVPIRPRTAQQRFDAEMVTFQGLCDSAEHLALVFGPLADAPLVRVHSECLTGDVFGSARCDCGEQLDESVAMFGREGGILLYLRQEGRGIGLYNKLDAYRLQISQGLDTFAANRALNFPDDLRDFRVAAQMLQALGVTEISLVTNNPDKVSQIEKHGIRIRRVLQTGVFVNTTNHGYLRAKIDHHRHAINLSQELQ; encoded by the coding sequence ATGAGCGCGTCCGTCCGTACGCGCGTCAATGTGCCCATTCGTCCGCGCACCGCGCAACAGCGGTTCGACGCCGAAATGGTCACGTTCCAGGGCTTGTGCGACAGCGCCGAGCATCTCGCGCTCGTTTTCGGGCCGCTCGCCGACGCGCCGCTCGTGCGCGTGCATTCCGAGTGCCTGACGGGCGACGTGTTCGGCTCCGCGCGCTGCGATTGCGGCGAGCAGCTCGACGAGTCGGTCGCGATGTTCGGCCGTGAAGGCGGCATCCTGCTCTATCTGCGCCAGGAGGGGCGCGGCATCGGGCTGTACAACAAGCTCGACGCGTACCGCCTGCAGATCTCGCAGGGCCTCGACACGTTCGCGGCGAACCGCGCGCTGAATTTCCCCGACGACCTGCGCGATTTCCGCGTCGCCGCGCAAATGCTGCAGGCGCTCGGCGTCACCGAGATCTCGCTCGTCACCAACAACCCGGACAAGGTCTCGCAGATCGAGAAGCACGGCATCCGGATCCGGCGCGTGCTGCAGACGGGCGTGTTCGTCAACACCACGAACCACGGCTACCTGCGCGCGAAGATCGATCACCACCGCCACGCCATCAACCTCAGCCAGGAACTGCAATGA
- a CDS encoding WD40 repeat domain-containing protein, with protein sequence MITHRAPISGIAAHRDQYVLTAGYDNQVILWDAKTQRPLARAMHDHLANQGAFSPDGAYVVTSSSDYSARLWTVPDLRLVAVFADQEDDVEMSVFHPDKPLVATASRDHRVRVYDFGGKLLHTFSGHTADVISVEWMRGADEIVSSSDDGTIKRWSLANNGLVADIDLDGIETDTIAIAADGRIFAGNDEGEIISIGVDGARATIAAHDAGVKRLVLDGERGLLVSLSYDRTMRLWKVGAAGEPRALGGAALPPEVWPRSCSFEGDEHIVFSTFHSSYRRYNWKTERWDAAELPPTHGVNAVQPVDGHLWTIGDAGIVRVDQREHARTGSLCNFLAPAGELILTGGQLGKVFDARSGRELHQHRSPLNCGVAFARDGAAHAVIGTYTGEGIVLRIDGTRATHVADLPLHANAVKGIAISGDLIFSVAADASATWYRASTLEPAFELKRAHDKIANGCAGLGDGYFASVSRDLKLRIWSPDSHAEVIATPHTHSIKCVAASADGRYVATGSYNGRVAVYDRVETRWALDARVTTAGVSSLAYDPAARAFLASSYDGNVYRIPLERA encoded by the coding sequence ATGATCACTCACCGCGCACCGATCAGCGGGATTGCCGCGCACCGCGACCAGTACGTCCTGACGGCCGGTTACGACAACCAGGTCATCCTGTGGGACGCGAAGACCCAGCGTCCGCTCGCCCGCGCGATGCACGACCACCTCGCGAACCAGGGCGCGTTCTCGCCCGACGGCGCGTACGTCGTCACGTCGTCGTCCGATTACAGCGCCCGCCTCTGGACCGTGCCCGATCTGCGGCTCGTCGCCGTGTTCGCCGATCAGGAGGACGACGTCGAGATGAGCGTGTTCCATCCGGACAAGCCGCTCGTCGCGACCGCGTCGCGCGATCACCGCGTGCGCGTCTACGATTTCGGCGGCAAGCTGCTGCACACGTTCAGCGGCCATACGGCCGACGTGATTTCCGTCGAATGGATGCGCGGCGCCGACGAGATCGTCTCGTCGAGCGACGACGGCACGATCAAGCGCTGGTCGCTCGCGAACAACGGCCTCGTCGCCGACATCGATCTCGACGGCATCGAGACCGACACGATCGCGATCGCCGCCGACGGGCGCATTTTCGCGGGCAACGACGAGGGCGAGATCATCTCGATCGGCGTCGACGGCGCGCGCGCGACGATCGCCGCGCACGACGCGGGCGTGAAGCGCCTCGTGCTCGACGGCGAGCGCGGCCTGCTCGTGTCGCTGTCGTACGACCGCACGATGCGGCTCTGGAAGGTGGGCGCGGCGGGCGAGCCGCGGGCGCTCGGCGGCGCGGCGCTGCCGCCCGAGGTGTGGCCGCGCTCGTGCTCGTTCGAGGGCGACGAGCACATCGTGTTCTCGACGTTCCATTCGAGCTACCGCCGCTACAACTGGAAGACCGAGCGCTGGGACGCGGCCGAGCTGCCGCCGACGCACGGCGTGAACGCGGTGCAGCCCGTCGACGGCCATCTGTGGACGATCGGCGACGCGGGCATCGTGCGGGTCGACCAGCGCGAGCATGCGCGCACGGGCAGCCTGTGCAACTTCCTCGCGCCGGCGGGCGAGCTGATCCTGACGGGCGGCCAGCTCGGCAAGGTATTCGACGCGCGCAGCGGCCGCGAGCTGCATCAGCACCGCTCGCCGCTGAACTGCGGCGTGGCGTTCGCGCGCGACGGCGCGGCGCATGCGGTGATCGGCACGTATACGGGCGAAGGCATCGTGCTGCGGATCGACGGCACGCGGGCGACGCACGTGGCCGACCTGCCGCTGCACGCGAACGCCGTCAAGGGCATCGCGATCTCGGGCGATCTGATCTTCTCGGTCGCGGCCGACGCGTCGGCCACCTGGTATCGCGCGTCGACGCTCGAGCCGGCGTTCGAGCTCAAGCGCGCGCACGACAAGATCGCGAACGGCTGCGCGGGCCTCGGCGACGGCTACTTCGCGTCGGTGAGCCGCGATCTGAAGCTGCGGATCTGGTCGCCGGACTCTCACGCGGAGGTGATCGCGACACCCCACACGCATTCGATCAAGTGCGTCGCGGCGAGCGCCGACGGCCGCTATGTCGCCACCGGCAGCTACAACGGCCGCGTCGCCGTCTACGACCGCGTCGAGACGCGCTGGGCGCTCGACGCGCGCGTGACGACGGCGGGCGTATCGTCGCTCGCGTACGATCCGGCCGCGCGCGCGTTCCTCGCGAGCTCGTACGACGGCAACGTATACCGCATTCCGCTGGAGCGCGCATGA
- a CDS encoding 1,6-didemethyltoxoflavin N1-methyltransferase produces the protein MSAAEPHYIDAQRTIAPVDAPLAAPHEYAAVLRSDFVSSYHDGRDVWTDEAAMRPASAILHAHLGRPADVLDAGAGRGRDTAYFLEQGHRVTAVDLVEPPEWAQLAQRWGERVCFVARPVSELDGEARFDGALDNGCLHHQHPDAYRAYLARIHALLRPDGRFTISVFESDGPGRLYANHAQRLYREFTEPELAELLRAAHFTPVDSQRVPRPKAGLHYLRVGRDS, from the coding sequence ATGAGCGCCGCCGAACCGCACTACATCGACGCGCAACGCACGATCGCGCCCGTCGACGCGCCGCTCGCGGCGCCGCACGAATACGCGGCGGTGCTGCGCTCGGATTTCGTGTCGAGCTATCACGACGGCCGCGACGTCTGGACCGACGAGGCGGCGATGCGCCCGGCGAGCGCGATCCTGCACGCGCATCTCGGCCGTCCCGCCGACGTCCTCGACGCGGGCGCGGGCCGCGGCCGCGACACCGCGTACTTCCTCGAGCAAGGGCACCGGGTGACGGCGGTCGATCTCGTCGAGCCGCCCGAGTGGGCGCAGCTCGCGCAGCGCTGGGGCGAGCGGGTGTGCTTCGTCGCGCGCCCCGTGTCCGAGCTCGACGGCGAAGCCCGCTTCGACGGCGCGCTCGACAACGGCTGCCTGCACCACCAGCATCCGGACGCGTACCGCGCGTACCTCGCGCGCATCCACGCCCTGCTGCGGCCCGACGGGCGCTTCACGATCTCGGTGTTCGAATCCGACGGCCCCGGGCGGCTTTACGCGAACCACGCGCAGCGCCTCTATCGCGAGTTCACCGAGCCCGAGCTCGCCGAACTGCTGCGCGCCGCGCATTTCACCCCCGTCGACAGCCAGCGGGTGCCGCGGCCGAAAGCCGGCCTGCACTATCTGAGGGTCGGCCGGGATTCGTGA
- a CDS encoding phage integrase family protein — protein MKTRETHSIDENNPDFPDEAELAALRGWYAGLDTRAAVARYLGDRRAAGGSSRGILGRIRQRLVAFARSRHRVDLAAALVARPTSASAASVARVIEALRNLPVPAPLITDAVEMWLPPRIVQALHGHDIRTLADLTVRIPRRRRWWSAIDGLGVAGARHVEAFFAAHPVLTDRARALITATPSGVIVPWEQIRVPHEVDGSRGQFRAPQVACLLSASNDYEAIQSWLSLHESAATQRAYRKEAERLILWAIVERGRPLSSLTTDDAIAYRGFLRRPTPRERWVGPSRPRHSVEWRPFSGPLSARSAAYALTVLSAMFRWLVEQRYVLANPFAGVKVRGAAARTGLDVARGFTEGEWLLIRALADGLEWSYGWGAPAAHRLRFLLDFGYATGLRASEFVGATLGDIRRDEHGDHWLHVIGKGGKLGKVALPALARSALDQYLVQRGLPVTPSRWDPATPLVANLEEDGAGIESTRLWRVLRRFFRFAADAIQDERPATAEKLRRASPHWMRHTHATHALARGAELIMVRDNLRHASISTTSTYLHGDEIQRARQFDQAFEARKV, from the coding sequence ATGAAAACGCGTGAGACCCATTCCATCGACGAGAACAATCCCGACTTCCCCGACGAAGCGGAGCTCGCCGCACTGCGCGGCTGGTACGCCGGCCTGGACACGCGTGCCGCCGTGGCCCGCTATCTGGGCGATCGGCGAGCAGCCGGTGGGTCATCGCGTGGCATTCTCGGCCGCATTCGTCAGCGACTTGTCGCGTTCGCACGAAGCCGCCATCGCGTGGACCTGGCGGCCGCGCTCGTTGCTCGCCCGACGAGCGCGTCGGCCGCTAGCGTCGCCCGCGTGATCGAGGCGCTCCGCAATCTGCCCGTGCCGGCGCCGCTGATCACCGACGCCGTCGAGATGTGGTTGCCCCCGCGCATCGTCCAGGCGCTGCACGGGCACGATATCCGGACGCTGGCCGACCTAACCGTACGGATTCCGCGACGCCGCCGCTGGTGGTCGGCGATCGATGGTCTAGGCGTCGCCGGCGCGCGACATGTCGAAGCATTTTTCGCCGCGCACCCGGTGCTGACCGACCGGGCACGCGCGTTGATCACCGCGACGCCGTCCGGCGTCATCGTGCCGTGGGAGCAGATTCGTGTGCCGCATGAGGTCGATGGCTCGCGCGGGCAGTTCCGGGCGCCACAGGTGGCCTGCCTGCTGAGCGCGTCGAACGACTATGAGGCCATTCAGTCCTGGCTGTCGTTGCACGAGTCTGCCGCAACGCAGCGTGCCTATCGGAAAGAGGCCGAGCGGCTGATCCTGTGGGCCATTGTCGAACGCGGCCGGCCGTTGTCGTCGCTGACAACCGACGATGCGATCGCCTATCGCGGTTTCTTGCGGCGACCAACGCCACGCGAGCGTTGGGTCGGACCGTCGCGGCCGCGGCACAGTGTCGAATGGCGGCCGTTCAGCGGCCCACTGTCGGCACGTTCGGCAGCGTATGCGCTCACGGTCCTGTCGGCGATGTTCCGCTGGCTGGTCGAGCAGCGCTATGTGCTGGCGAATCCGTTTGCGGGCGTCAAGGTGCGCGGTGCCGCGGCGCGTACGGGGCTGGATGTTGCCCGTGGCTTCACCGAAGGCGAGTGGCTGTTGATCCGCGCACTGGCTGACGGGCTGGAGTGGTCGTATGGCTGGGGCGCGCCGGCCGCGCACCGTCTGCGCTTCCTACTCGACTTCGGTTACGCGACCGGCCTGCGTGCCAGTGAGTTCGTCGGCGCCACACTCGGCGACATCCGGCGCGACGAACATGGTGATCACTGGCTGCACGTGATCGGCAAGGGCGGCAAACTCGGCAAGGTGGCGTTGCCTGCGCTGGCTCGATCCGCGCTCGATCAGTATCTCGTACAGCGAGGGCTGCCGGTGACGCCGTCCCGCTGGGACCCAGCCACACCGCTGGTCGCGAACCTCGAGGAGGACGGCGCCGGCATCGAGAGTACACGGCTCTGGCGCGTGCTGCGGCGCTTCTTTCGGTTTGCGGCCGACGCGATCCAGGATGAACGGCCCGCAACGGCCGAGAAGCTTCGGCGCGCAAGTCCACACTGGATGCGGCACACACACGCGACGCACGCGCTGGCCCGTGGCGCCGAGCTGATCATGGTGCGCGACAATCTCCGTCATGCGTCGATCTCGACGACGTCGACCTACCTGCACGGCGATGAGATCCAGCGGGCGCGGCAGTTCGATCAGGCATTTGAGGCACGCAAAGTCTAG
- a CDS encoding DUF746 domain-containing protein: MALSKGAGQKGQSHTRLPAVGPDTEQDRGLTAFLTAQIAPLLSESHEPRPRCPRCGGGHINSAGFRTRPIGRLPMFECQMCRRYFSRTAGTPLGEKHLKKLDLFVSLLSQPISCLEAGKQMGSLPDDIGERVKVWRAWLLQLDPSGQWERRIRLGGRPTELNPAPLAFDEIGAREDRALTVHLTREFDDVNSLSQQPLACPDCGSRNTRFDECPNGAFPRFMCLHCRRRFTRRRGTPFLNTKMSSLERMRLFIRHLSLPLSVMQAADLVGTSHGMIHKWLRMFIEFADQLEPSGSLSTRIQLGVEPTETTPCPFCGRAGSAWQTERGHWTCAGCGRLFSMRRTVVERNGVLEIVDESMAGDDEFITPQRTIARHDRHDSEYGKRS; the protein is encoded by the coding sequence TTGGCCCTATCGAAGGGGGCAGGTCAGAAAGGCCAATCCCATACACGGCTACCTGCCGTCGGGCCCGATACCGAACAGGATCGGGGACTGACGGCCTTCCTCACCGCGCAAATCGCCCCATTGCTGTCCGAGAGTCACGAGCCACGCCCCCGATGCCCACGCTGTGGCGGTGGCCACATCAATAGCGCGGGATTCCGGACCCGCCCCATCGGCCGCCTGCCGATGTTTGAATGCCAGATGTGCCGGCGCTACTTCAGCCGCACCGCCGGCACACCGCTTGGCGAGAAGCACCTCAAAAAGCTCGATCTGTTCGTGTCGTTGCTGTCGCAGCCGATCTCGTGCCTCGAAGCCGGAAAGCAGATGGGCAGCTTGCCGGACGATATCGGGGAACGGGTGAAGGTTTGGCGCGCCTGGCTGTTGCAGCTCGATCCGAGCGGCCAGTGGGAGCGGCGTATCCGACTCGGCGGCCGCCCCACCGAGCTTAATCCTGCGCCTCTGGCCTTCGACGAGATCGGGGCGCGCGAAGATCGCGCGCTGACCGTCCATCTGACGCGCGAGTTCGACGACGTCAATTCGCTCAGTCAGCAACCGCTGGCCTGCCCCGATTGTGGCAGTCGCAACACGCGCTTCGATGAATGCCCGAACGGCGCCTTCCCTCGCTTCATGTGCCTGCACTGCCGGCGCAGATTCACCCGGCGCCGCGGCACGCCGTTCCTCAATACGAAGATGAGCTCGCTCGAGCGCATGCGCCTGTTCATTCGCCACCTGTCGCTGCCGTTGTCGGTCATGCAGGCGGCGGACCTCGTTGGCACCAGTCACGGGATGATCCATAAATGGCTCAGGATGTTCATCGAATTCGCGGATCAATTAGAGCCCAGCGGGAGCTTGTCGACCCGGATTCAGTTGGGTGTCGAACCCACGGAGACGACGCCGTGTCCGTTCTGCGGCCGAGCGGGAAGTGCGTGGCAAACGGAGCGTGGGCACTGGACGTGCGCGGGGTGTGGACGCCTGTTTTCGATGCGGCGCACGGTCGTCGAGCGCAATGGTGTGCTGGAGATCGTCGACGAGTCGATGGCGGGTGACGACGAATTCATCACGCCGCAACGAACGATCGCGCGTCACGATCGACACGACAGCGAATATGGCAAACGATCGTAA
- a CDS encoding IS3-like element IS407 family transposase (programmed frameshift), producing the protein MKKRFTEQQIIGFLKEAEAGMPVKELCRKHGFSDASFYTWRAKFGGMEVSEARRLKGLEVENARLKKLLAEAMLDMEALKVVVKGKPLSPQAKREAVLAIREKVNISERRACRLVGLSRSVLHYDAKPDHENEVLAARLVKLAHERRRFGYRRLHALVEREGTHANHKRIYRLYREAGLAVRRRRKRHGVMIEREQLALPGAPNEVWSIDFVMDALSNGRRVKCLTVVDDFTKEAVDIVVDHGISGLYVARALDRAARFRGYPKAVRTDQGPEFTSRALDQWAYANGVTLKLIQAGKPTQNAYIESFNGKFRDECLNEHWFTTLAHARAVIAAWRQDYNEQRPHSALNYLAPSEFAAKHRATADAPAAFQELV; encoded by the exons ATGAAGAAGCGCTTTACGGAACAGCAAATCATCGGGTTTCTGAAGGAAGCCGAGGCCGGTATGCCGGTCAAGGAACTGTGCAGGAAGCATGGGTTCAGTGACGCGTCGTTCTACACCTGGCGCGCGAAGTTCGGCGGCATGGAAGTCTCGGAAGCCCGCCGGCTCAAGGGCCTCGAGGTGGAGAATGCCCGACTGAAGAAACTGCTGGCCGAAGCAATGCTCGATATGGAAGCGTTGAAGGTTGTCGTCAAGGGAAAGC CCCTGAGCCCGCAAGCCAAACGCGAAGCAGTGTTGGCGATTCGGGAGAAGGTCAACATCTCCGAGCGCCGCGCCTGCCGGCTTGTCGGGCTTTCTCGCAGCGTGCTGCATTACGACGCGAAGCCGGACCACGAGAATGAGGTGCTCGCGGCGCGTCTGGTGAAGTTGGCGCACGAACGTCGTCGATTCGGCTACCGCCGACTGCACGCCCTGGTGGAACGCGAAGGCACGCACGCCAATCACAAGCGCATCTATCGCCTGTACCGTGAGGCAGGGCTGGCTGTGCGGCGCCGTCGCAAGCGCCACGGCGTCATGATTGAGCGCGAGCAACTGGCATTGCCGGGCGCACCCAACGAGGTATGGTCAATCGATTTCGTGATGGATGCGCTTTCCAACGGCCGGCGCGTGAAGTGCCTGACCGTCGTCGACGATTTCACGAAAGAGGCTGTCGACATCGTCGTCGACCATGGCATCTCAGGTTTGTATGTCGCTCGGGCATTGGACCGTGCAGCTCGCTTCCGTGGCTATCCCAAGGCGGTGCGAACAGACCAGGGACCCGAATTTACGAGCCGCGCGCTTGACCAGTGGGCGTATGCGAACGGCGTCACGCTGAAGTTGATTCAGGCGGGCAAGCCCACGCAGAATGCGTACATCGAATCGTTCAACGGCAAGTTCCGCGACGAATGCCTTAACGAGCACTGGTTCACGACGCTCGCGCACGCTCGGGCAGTCATCGCGGCATGGCGTCAGGACTACAACGAGCAAAGGCCGCACAGCGCACTGAACTACCTTGCGCCGTCAGAGTTTGCGGCGAAACATCGGGCAACCGCGGACGCTCCTGCCGCTTTCCAGGAGTTGGTTTAA
- a CDS encoding peptidoglycan D,D-transpeptidase FtsI family protein, translated as MRLNKKPKSSDPYVAVAKNPMLSSSLPMWRSKFVVILVFLAFGALIARAFWVQVANQDFYVGQGQKRYQRTIKLGAMRGSIVDRNGALLAVSLTTYEIWANPKQVDEAAHAPLAKLLDMPLAEVRRRLTGDRSFVLLKRQVDPETAARIEKLDIDGVTQIADSKRFYPEGESAAHVVGFTNVEDRGQEGVELAANGRLSGTAGQRQVIRDRLGRIVSDTGPLVPAQHGATIELTIDRRIQQLAYAQLKSTIIANNAQAGSVVVLDAQNGEILALANYPTFDPNDRARLTGQQLRNRAVIDTFEPGSTIKPVVVALSIDAGKVRPQTIIDTSPGAYKIGPNVIHDTSNHGAITVAQALQMSSNIALAKLALNLPAETIWNKYQEYGIGRAPELTFPGVASGRLRPYKRWRPIEQATMAYGYGLSTSLLQIAQVYTAYAGDGTIHPVSLLKASADPQSADAHRGHRVTTPATAAAIRSMLEMAVGQGGTGRAARVDGYRVGGKTGTARKQVGASYVKGKYRALFAGMAPMSNPRLIIAVMIDEPAARSYYGGTVAGPVFSSVMSGSLQLLGVPPDAPVAADKPAGTGAKPQAKAKT; from the coding sequence ATGCGCCTGAACAAAAAACCGAAGTCATCCGATCCTTACGTCGCCGTCGCGAAAAATCCGATGCTGTCGTCGAGCCTGCCGATGTGGCGCTCGAAATTCGTCGTGATCCTCGTGTTCCTCGCGTTCGGCGCGCTGATCGCCCGCGCGTTCTGGGTGCAGGTGGCGAATCAGGATTTCTACGTCGGCCAGGGCCAGAAGCGCTATCAGCGCACCATCAAGCTCGGCGCGATGCGCGGCAGCATCGTCGATCGCAACGGCGCGCTGCTCGCCGTGAGCCTCACCACCTACGAAATCTGGGCGAACCCGAAGCAGGTCGACGAAGCCGCGCACGCGCCGCTCGCGAAGCTGCTCGACATGCCGCTCGCCGAAGTGCGGCGGCGCCTGACGGGCGATCGCTCGTTCGTGCTGCTCAAGCGCCAGGTCGATCCCGAAACGGCCGCGCGCATCGAAAAACTCGACATCGACGGCGTCACGCAGATCGCCGATTCGAAGCGCTTCTATCCGGAAGGCGAATCGGCCGCGCACGTCGTCGGCTTCACGAACGTCGAGGATCGCGGGCAGGAAGGCGTCGAGCTCGCCGCGAACGGGCGGCTGTCCGGCACCGCGGGCCAACGCCAGGTGATCCGCGACCGGCTCGGGCGGATCGTCTCCGATACCGGCCCGCTCGTGCCCGCGCAGCACGGTGCGACGATCGAGCTGACGATCGACCGCCGGATCCAGCAGCTCGCGTACGCGCAGCTGAAGTCGACGATCATCGCGAACAACGCGCAGGCAGGCAGCGTCGTCGTGCTGGACGCGCAGAACGGCGAAATCCTCGCGCTCGCGAACTATCCGACGTTCGATCCGAACGATCGCGCGCGGCTGACGGGCCAGCAATTGCGCAACCGCGCGGTGATCGACACGTTCGAGCCGGGCTCGACGATCAAGCCGGTCGTCGTCGCGCTATCGATCGACGCCGGCAAGGTGCGGCCACAGACGATCATCGACACGTCGCCGGGCGCGTACAAGATCGGCCCGAACGTGATTCACGACACGTCGAACCACGGCGCGATCACCGTCGCGCAGGCGCTGCAGATGTCGAGCAACATCGCGCTCGCGAAGCTCGCGCTGAACCTGCCCGCCGAGACGATCTGGAACAAGTACCAGGAATACGGCATCGGCCGCGCGCCGGAGCTGACATTCCCCGGCGTCGCGTCCGGGCGGCTGCGCCCGTACAAGCGCTGGCGGCCGATCGAGCAGGCGACGATGGCGTACGGCTACGGGCTGTCGACATCGCTGCTGCAGATCGCGCAGGTCTACACCGCGTATGCGGGCGACGGCACGATCCATCCGGTGTCGCTGCTCAAGGCGAGCGCCGATCCGCAGTCGGCCGACGCGCACCGCGGCCACCGCGTGACGACGCCCGCCACCGCGGCCGCGATCCGCTCGATGCTCGAGATGGCCGTCGGCCAAGGCGGCACCGGGCGCGCGGCGCGCGTCGACGGTTACCGCGTCGGCGGCAAGACGGGGACCGCGCGCAAGCAAGTCGGCGCGTCGTACGTCAAGGGCAAGTATCGCGCGCTGTTCGCCGGGATGGCGCCGATGAGCAATCCGCGCCTCATCATCGCGGTGATGATCGACGAGCCGGCCGCGCGCAGCTACTACGGCGGCACGGTCGCGGGGCCGGTGTTCTCGTCGGTGATGAGCGGCTCGCTGCAACTGCTCGGCGTGCCGCCCGACGCGCCCGTCGCGGCGGACAAGCCGGCCGGCACCGGCGCGAAGCCGCAGGCGAAGGCGAAAACGTGA